Within the Nerophis ophidion isolate RoL-2023_Sa linkage group LG01, RoL_Noph_v1.0, whole genome shotgun sequence genome, the region taattattacagttttcacggtgaatttgaagggaaaggaagccttcaaataaatcagttgattttgattgattgattgatacttttattagtggtttgcacagtacagtacatattccgtacaattgaccactaaatggtaacacccgaataagtttttcaacttgtttaagtcggggtccacgttaatcaattcatggtacaaatatatactatcaacataatacagtcatcacactgaaagccattgtgtctctgctatttggagggagttgcACTTTCTAACATCGCTAATGCCTTGCatcatctatattagatatataacaacgggcgggtggcgggcgggtgtggttttgataaaatgttggttcgggtggatggcgggtggatggcgggtggatgacgacttttgtgatgcggttgcggatgaaatATTTGCCTATCCGCCCATCTCtagttcctaaaaatagatatactggcccccaagacccaatttttttctgtaaatttggcccccgactCAAAATAATTCCTCAGGCCTGGCATAAGGAGTAGTGTCCAAACATGAACTGTTGACATAGCTCTGCCCCAAAAGTACCAAGAAATGCAAAAGTACCAAGAAATGttcttgcgacatctagtggacacatcaagaacagcagtttcttttattcaaacattacagttttgtttttttttatttgtaaatgccctgcgatgaggtgacgacttgtccagggtgtaccccgccttccgcccgattgtagctgagataggcgccagcgccccccgcgaccccaaaagggaataagcggtagaaaatggatggatggatggatttgtaaaTGCATCTCGtacgtttgacactcctggtcTACCTTAAAGCTGGTACACACAAACATTTTACTAAtccttaaaatatatttttgaccccacacacaaagacaaaacatCAGGAATTGAGCAGTTACGATCTTTGTGTATGCTGTGCTATGATACTATCAATGCAGCACACGCAATATTTTTTAAAGTTCTACTTTTtgtattttaccatgaattgattaacgtggaccccgacttaaacaagttgaaaaacttattcgggtgttaccatttagtggtcaattgtacggaatatgtactgaactgtgcaatctacgaataaaagtatcaatcaatcaatcagtcagtaCTAATTAGTACACAGTAATGTAATCTCAGTTAcatacagcttgtccctcaccGAAATACCATTTTGAAGAGGGGACGCTGCTAAAAAGCGTTTTTTTTAATAGCAAGCTTACCACGATTTCTTTTGCGCAAGACCCAAATTACTGTGAGAAAGAAGACAATGGCCAGAGATAGGAGAACGACGATAGTCACTGCCACTGCTATGACAACGTGATGTACATTGCGCGTCTCTAATGGGGACCATAGACTCATTGATAGGACCTCACTGTGTTTGGTTGCATCTCTTGTGGTCGGAGGTGAGGATGGACACTCAAGTAGGACCTCGCAGTGTTTGGTATCATCCAGACTTTCCACCGTGCAGAGATAACTTCCACAGTTGTCCTCCGAGAGCCTGTTGACCGACAAGGTCCCTCTGGAGGTGTCCTCGTTGGAGTTGTGAGGTAACATCTGATTTCCACTCGTCTTTGTCCAGCTGTACTTCAGCGGGGGTGTGCCTTGGGAGGACTTGCATTGGAGCGTCACAACAATACCTGCCACAGACTCTACTTGCACGGCACATACCGGTGTGCTCAGCTCCTCCATGAGTAGGCTCGTGGTGCAAAATGCCAGCACTGACACCAAATACCACAGCACAGACATCATCATTGGACTGTCGCACAGGAGCTTGctgtaaaataaaacagaaataacGTTGTCTTTTGTGTTCTTTACCAGCTAAAGACGACGTCATGACTTCAAGGACTAAAAGAAAAGACTCACCAAGACCTGAAGCCTTTGAAGTCAAcgataaccatacttgccaaccctcacgattttcccaagagactcccgaatttcagtgcgcctcccgaaaatatcccggggcaaccatgttcccgaatttctcccgatttccacccagacaacaatattgggggcgtgccttaaaggcactgcctctagcgtcctctctcacctgaaaaggaaactattatatatgtctccgttatccataggtttgtTTATAACCCAtagcacggagctatttctcagcgtgtgtttatttaatACACTGgcgcacaacatccggattcccatcaagcattgcttcaaaactacggcaagaagtaatgtccaaaaacatgacagagacgaagcagaagaacaaaaaAGAGACGTGGCgacgacaagtaagaagaagaagtacgcttgcaagttccaaaatgattggaaaaaaaaaaaatcggttcatccaggacagctcgaaggggaaggggtatgcaaTTAAAAAAGCAGATAAAAAGTATTAAGGGAGTTGTCAAAGCTCTGGTTGGGGTGTTTGAAAGAACTACATTCTAAGTGACTTCAGATCAGCCTTGCGAGTGTCTGACGTCACACCAAGTGCCAATGACTAGCGCCGTCAGCCGGGACATCGACACCGCTGTTAAGTTTATTGGTGGCGGAGCTGCCACAGTCGGTGTAGCTAGATCTGGCGCGGGAAAGGGGACTGTGTTTGGCAGTCTGATCATCGGCTATGCTAGGAACCCATCTGTTTTCCTATGCCATCCTGGGATTTGCCCTGTCTGAAGCCATGGGACTGTTCTCTTTGATGGTCGCTTTCCTTATCCTGTTTGCCATGTAAACAGGATAAGGAATttccaaatttctaccgatttttTCACCtggataacaatattgggggcgtgccaaaggcactgcctttagcgtcctctacaaccaaaaggagactattatatatgtctccgttatccatacaTTTATCTATATCTATCCCGTAAAGTAGGCagacacggagctatttctcagtgtttattccagccggcacgtcaATACACTGACagacaacatccggattcccatcatgcattgcttcaaaactacggcaagtagtaatgtttaaaatcataacaagagacaaagcagaagaatgaagaagagacatggcgacgacgagtaagaagaagaagtacgcttgcaagttccaaaatgattggaaaaaaaataattgcagttcatccaggacagctcgaaggggaaggggtatgctgcctgcaaattttgttgaTCATTcttttccattgaacacggtggccgatatatatatatatatatgtgagaggcggggcgtggtcacgcgccgcctgtcgacggggcatgcacaggagccggttggaagcaagatgacaggtgagtggatacctcagctggaacgagttatctaatcccctgtctctatttagcagcgttggtgactgcagggcggggctgaaaagccagacgAGACCACGCGAGGGACGGATGAAGGAAGAGACGCTGGAGGCAAAGAAACAGTTTAAAAAGATTTGGAGTGAACCAACtgagactgaaaagacttggtgAATGAACGAAAAGAAGAAATTCTGTAGTAacgaaaaaggaaaagaaaagacaTTCTTGAATGAGAAAAAGAAGATATATTGTGTAAAAAGTCATTAAAAGAATTGTCAACTGGAAGATCTACTCTGATTCTTCGGTCCTGAAGAACCCCGCGACACAAACTTGTcacaatatacatatacagtaaaaaatacttgaaaatatatacaccgcccgtgtgtgttcctaaatttgtgttcAGCGTCTTggatgaagagagcagttatgattttggtatacagagtaaactaaaaaaaacaaaggttTTGGCAATTGTTTTCTCTAAACGTTTAAATATGGCCAAGGGTACACGtaattgtgggtttcctggatgtCGTCTTCATCACCAAaggaaaaaatctaaaaaaaagtcTACTTACCGGAAAAGAAGACTCAGTTGGATTCTCTGACTCGGACAGCAGCAAAGCACATTCATTCGTGTAAATAACACATCTCACAAAGGCTGAAAAAGAGGCatgttatcatcatcatcatgaatGACTCATAAAGGACAAATACTCTTCTAAGgacattcaatcgatcacaactggactgtttggtttgtcttggaagacgttttaCCGCTCATCCGAGAAggtttcatcagttcgtgctgatagtcttagattggtcggacCTAGTCCGActcgaactgatgaagcctactcagatgagcagcgaaacatcttctaagacaaaccaaacagtccagttgcgatcgattgaatgcccagagatgacaatgacctggatgaatgacgaTACTCATAGACTTTTCTTTCATCTTCTGTATTACCACCCTATCAGAACTTTAAACTGCGCTTTTGGATCTTAAAGATACCAAAGATGATCTTGTGAACATACTGGTGAGGTCAGTAGTAATCATCTACCTTAGCTGTTCAGGGCGTTCAGGGGGAATTGAGAATAATTAATGACCCTGAAGTGGGCATTGCCTCTGGTGAATATTTAGACAAACTACTTGTGATTTGGAACCCATGTGCAGTAGTCTTTATTTCGTAAACCTGGTTGtgtccacatttaaaacagcaaactctgtggatccattgggattttaTTCAAAACGAACAGAATTTAGGCTTGCATTCACGTGGTTTGAAAAATAACTGAGAAAGTGTTAGGGAAAAAACATTGAGTCAGTgatgggatttgaacccaagatcTAATGTTTAACAACAGGCACTACAGGGTCTGGAAGGTCATGGGATTTCAATTAACCCTATACTCAATTAATGATAGCCAATTTGAGGCAATAGCATTGATCATCAGTAATTTACATTAGTTTAAACAAGCATGGCTTGAAAGTTATGTGGCAAACATCGCACACTTTTTAACTAAAAAACGCTTTTGCAAAAATTAAGAGAAGGACATGGGCTCTACAAGAAAACCCTTGAACCCCCACGCTTGCATCAGAAACACGTTTCTGTGTGGGCTTGAACCACcctcctctcagttaacagccgaacgcgctgacccatccatccatccatccattttctaccgcttattccctttcggggtcgcggggggcgctggcgcctatctcagctgcaccgaTTTCGCCAAAGAGACTGACTAGCTTAAATGTTTAATATCTCCCAAAATGTATGAAATATCATGTTTGGATTGCCCGATTTCTTTGGATGGGACAAGGAGATTCTGGCGGAACTAGAAGTATGCTGCGATCTAAGTGAATAACTTCAGCCTTCAGTGTGTCCAACACACCTTTTGGGTGTAAtacctgtgtcttgcggttgtcacgaacattgcttttgtcccttatcaATATGAGTTCTGATAAATGTAATAGAAGCAAAAGactgcattggccgggaatcggaccagGGTCGCCCGCGTGGCAGGCAagaattctaccactgaaccaccaatgccgtCGTTCAAGAGTAAGAGTGTTTGAAATGTGGGCAAATCAACTTTCGATGTCTGTAACTTGCAGAGGCTTCCATGGTGTAGCGGTTATCACATTCATAATAGTCACGTTCAGGTCAGGATGGCCGAGCAGTCAAAGGCACTGCATTCAGGTTGCAGTCTCCAATGAAGCGTGGGTTCGAATCCTACTTCTGACAGAAACTTGAAAATGCTTGCTCTGATGAATATCCAGACAAAACACTTGTAACAAAGAAATTTCAAAGAAACCCTGCTTCTCCAAAGGATCGCCATATAAACATGGACAATTGTTAGTCTACCTTTCAAACAACCACAGTTTAATTGCTGGTTAATTCTTTTTGATCTATAATCCTGTCCGGTGTTGCTACAAAAGCCTGTGCTTTTCAACTGGGACTCCAGCATTTCACAAAGACATAAATTATGTAAACGGGCGagcttggtaaaaaaaatagcACCGTGTTGCAATAGCATTTACAAACCAGTAGTCTCAAGTCAGGATGGCCAAACGGTCAAAGGCGCTGCATTCAGGTTGCAGTCTCTAACgaggcgtgggttcgaatcccacttctgacagaaACTTGAAGATGCTTAGTCTGATGaatatccagacaaactacttgaaacaaagttgtttttgcactattaagtaaATAAGCGTtacttgttccatattcagtgttgtagcaaactgagcaatgattaacattttattcttgctacttcaaggcgtgaatgtttgattcattcattattgctattttattttcaaatttattattagcctgtctaaaaagtttttttttatcttcacccttgaaggctgcaaatagaaaagaggcattacatttttattgaaattttatttgatatgccattaatattttttaattattattattattattatttgaaactcaattttgcatgtcaacataaagtcatataagccttgcttgttcaatttttcaatgcaaaacttgtttgggtccaaggttaatttgttcaaccttggcccgcggctttgttcagttttacattttggacCCACTCGgtatttgactttgacagccCTGATCTATCGTCATGAAAGTTATCTTAATATAGTGAGATGGCAAATGCCAAACTCAAGCAGTAAAAATCTGCTCCCTTGAAATGGAAGGACTGTACCGATAAATATACTCTGGTACTTAGCTAGGGGATACTGTTTCTGTTTCGTCCGTGATATTTGTGTGATATAACGTGTTCAGCATTTCACTGTCATTTGGAGAATGGCTTGAATGAGGCTCATTTCTCCCTCCACTCCAAGTCCACTTATTGCGCCGTGTCGGGAGTGCCTGCTGTTTAGGGTTTAGGGGtctgtttgtttctgttttttgtAGTTCATTTACAGATGTACAACCAGACTATGGAATATGCGTCAGCTCCCTACAACCTTAAGTCGTAGAAAATGTGTCAATAGGTACTtaatttaaaaggttaaaaggaTTGCAAATCCTGGGAGTCTACAACCACGCCAGAAGGCTGTTACCacttagaccagacctgggcaaattaaggccctggggccacatgcggcccgttaagcttttcaatctggcccgccggacattaccaaatattttttttagatctttaagatgtaaagtgtagctgccattatgatgtgcagtgatgttttctaatgaccgtaagtcttcaactatacaaagtatttcaatggttggaatctgcgctaatggatgatataccagttactatggtaatctaattagttactatggtaatctatgtcacagcagctcagacgtggcaccaagcagtgtgggcgggaagcgttttcacaacaaagttctaaagcttagtgatatatagaatagaatagaaagtattttattgattcctgtgggaaattcagcaaatatcagatatatcggattgtaggtgggtttattttgtaccctttgcgttcatattttgccgtttgttgcacttttgttgcatttcacttgattgtaaaatatgtcgatcgaaaggaagtgtgacattcatattttgtcaatattcagtgttttaccatTCATAGAAAAAATGgacaattccattatgttttattaaggcggtctgtcataacttttttagcattccaTCAGACACTATTGTGAGGTTTTttaacactgcgatgaggtggtgacttgtccagggtgtacgccgccttccgcccgattgtaggtgagataggctccagcgccccccgcaaccccgacgggaataagcggtagaaaatggatggatggatggtattagttttcctaaaaatagatataccggcccccagacacattctttttctctaaatgtggccctcgagtcaaaataattgcccaggcctgacttagaccagtggtccccaacccccgGGCCCAGTCTGTGCAttgattggtactgggccgcacaagaaataattAGTTATTTCCATCTTATTTACTATCTGCGCCCGAACgatcatttattttgaaaagtattttttattttgaaaaatgatcGGTGATATATCTTGGTCATTTAGGCGCCAAAATTTTACACAGCTCgcaaaatgagtaaaaaaaaatgacgTCTTTGAAAAGTTTCTTTGTGAAGGGAAGAAAGGCACAGTGAAGAGAGAAAAGAACAGCCTATGACTTCCAGCAAAAAGAAAGCTTTTGATATATACCAggatgttgcgatctgctgctcagatcttcacgtgtttgttttttcattctcagtctgacccgtttatttcctgtttttgtccatcactatggttacacatcagtccacctgttagtctcgccccgcacacctgctactaattttcaccctcctatttaagctcaccttttctgtttactcattctcggatcctaatttgcccacgcgcatcagtgacgactctcatcattcgtatgtatttttctcgctagctctcacgccaagccactttattgtctagctttcatgctaaatgttttgtgtactcttttgtgtcctcgtaccaagttctagttttccttgttttatcctagctttcacgctagcgtcttttgtttactttttctctttacaccagtatttttgttcatagacttttgttattaaataccctttatcttacctatgctgtgttctgcttcgacgcatccacgggaaaaccacaccggcattacaatgccgaagaagagtcttcacagtaggatccgagcatcaagttgtttttccgcgtcgaaaccacgggaggaacccttcgacttagggttgtggttggagctcgtggcttgggagcaggaaagactcgactgtgggcctgaagtctcctccgaagccgttcgcgctgccccgaagaagcggggggtccagtggagaggtcccccgcgcggcagtaatgttccagcaccac harbors:
- the LOC133536525 gene encoding coxsackievirus and adenovirus receptor homolog: MVIVDFKGFRSCKLLCDSPMMMSVLWYLVSVLAFCTTSLLMEELSTPVCAVQVESVAGIVVTLQCKSSQGTPPLKYSWTKTSGNQMLPHNSNEDTSRGTLSVNRLSEDNCGSYLCTVESLDDTKHCEVLLECPSSPPTTRDATKHSEVLSMSLWSPLETRNVHHVVIAVAVTIVVLLSLAIVFFLTVIWVLRKRNRGKLAIKKNAF
- the LOC133536606 gene encoding LOW QUALITY PROTEIN: ATP synthase F(0) complex subunit C2, mitochondrial-like (The sequence of the model RefSeq protein was modified relative to this genomic sequence to represent the inferred CDS: inserted 2 bases in 1 codon), with the protein product MTSAVSRDIDTAVKFIGGGAATVGVARSGAGKGTVFGSLIIGYARNPXLFSYAILGFALSEAMGLFSLMVAFLILFAM